GAAATGGAAGATGCGGGAATGCTCGAGGAATCGTCCGAGTATCGATCGCACTTCGATGTTCTCGCTGAGCCCGGGGACTCCCGGCTTGAGCGCGCAGATCCCGCGAACGACGATCTGGACCGGGACACCGGCCTGGGACGCGCGGTAGAGAGCATCGATGACCTGCTCGTCGACGAGGGCGTTCGCCTTCATCCGGACTCCGGCGGTGGCTCCGGCCGCGGCGCGCTCGATCTCGCCCTCGATCCGTTCGACGATCCCCTTGCGGATCCCGTAGGGCGCGACGAGCAGGTTGCGGTACTGCGATTTCCGGGAGTAGCCGGTCAGTGAGTTGAACAGGTCGGTGAGATCGGCGCCGAGCTCGGGCGCAGCGGTGAACAGGCCCACGTCCTCGTACAGCCGGGCCGTCTTCGGATTGTAGTTTCCGGTGCCGATGTGACAGTAACGCCGGATCGCGGATCCTTCCCTGCGCACCACGAGGCACGTCTTGCAGTGCGTCTTCAGGCCGACGAGCCCGTAGACCACGTGGACCCCGGCCTGCTCGAGTTTGCGTGCCCACCGGATGTTCGCCTGCTCGTCGAACCGGGCCTTGATCTCGACCAGGGCGACGACCTGCTTGCCGGCCTCGGCGGCGTCGATGAGTGCGTCCACGATCGGGGAATCACCCGACGTGCGGTAGAGGGTCTGCTTGATCGCGAGTACCTGGGGGTCGTCGGCGGCTTGCTCGATGAACCGCTGCACGCTGGTGGAGAACGAATCGTAGGGGTGGTGCACGAGGACATCCCCCTCGCGGAGGGTGGCGAACACGCTCTTGGGAGTCTCCCGCTCACCGAAAGCGGGGTGGGTGGCAGGAACGAACGGTGCGTCCTTGAGACCGGGACGGTCGACCCCGTACACCTGCATGAGGCAGGTGAGATCGAGCAGGCCCGGCACCTGGATCACGTCGCCGGGATCGACGTCGAGTTCCCGCAGCAACAGTTCGAGCATGTGGTCCGTCATGTCGTCGGCGACCTCGAGTCGAACCGGTGAACCGAAGCGGCGGCGGGCGAGTTCACGCTCGAGCGCCTGCAGCAGATCCTCGTCCCGATCCTCTTCGACCTCGAAATCCGCGTTGCGGGTGATGCGGAACACGTGGTGTTCCGCGATCTCCATGCCGGGAAACAGCACATCCAGGTGCGCCGAGATGAGGTCTTCCATCGGGAGGAAGGCATCGATCGCGGTGGGCGATTCCGACTGGCGCACACGCACGAATCGATCGACGTTGTCGGGGACCTTCACTCGCGCGAAATGCTCTGCGCCGGTCGCCGAGTCCTTGACCGTCACGGCGAGGTTCAGACTCAGGCCACTGATGTACGGGAACGGGTGCGCGTGGTCGACGGCCAGCGGGGTGAGTACCGGGAACACCTGCTCCTGGAAATACACGGACAGGCGGGTGCGGTCGTCGTCGGCGAGGTCGGACCATCCGATGATCGAGATCCCCTCGGCATCCAGTGCCGGGCGCACCGAGTCGAGGAACACCCGGGCGTGCTTCTCCGAGATCTCCTGGGTACGAAGTGCGATCAGCGCCAACTGCTCACGGGGAGTCAAACCGTCCGCGGACCGTACCGACAGGCCGGTCTCGTCGCGTCGCTTGAGGCCCGCGACCCGGACCATGAAGAATTCGTCCAGGTTGGAAGCGAAGATCGCGAGGAACTTCGCGCGCTCGAGCAGCGGCATCGACGGGTCCTCTGCCAGTGCCAGCACTCGCGCATTGAAGTCCAGCCAACTCAATTCGCGGTTGAGGTAGCGATCTTCGGGTAGGCCGTCCAGTGCGGCACCGGCCGGGAGCGCGGCGGGCAGCGGCGTGGGAATGGCGACCGAGGAGCCGTCGATCCGGATGTGGTCGCGTCCGGAACCACTGCGGTCGGCGTCGGACGTGGACTGCTGGTCGAGGGTTTCGCGATCGCTCACTCCTCGATCATCCACGAATGTTTCACGGACCGACAATCGATGACGGAAAATTCACCTGGAGTCGTGATGTTCGTCGCTGTGTGCGAAGAGGGCCGGCGGAGCGAGCCAGTCCGCGAGTACCGCACCGGTGTGTGGTCCGACGCCGAGCGCCGTCGCGACCCGGAGGTCGTCGATGGTGTCCACGTCGGTGCGCAACCCGGGCCAGTGGCCGTGCAGCGATTGCGCGCCACCGTCTATGTGCCGGCGGGCACTGTCGGGGCCGAAGCCCGGGTCCAGGTCCCGGTCCGGGTCCACGCAGACCAGCGCCGCCGTACCGGTCCCGTGCCGGTCCACGACGACGGCCCGGCCCGGCCCGGCTCCGGCAGCAGCACCGATTGCCGCGGACAACTCGGCGGTCCGTAGCGCCGGCAGGTCCGCCTGCAGAGCCACCACGGTGATCCCGCGATCGACGCGACGGGCGTCCGCGGCCGCGGCGGCGAGGGCAGCGTTCAGACCGGCTTCGCCCCCGCCCTCCGTCGCCTCCCGCGGAAAGCGGTGCGGATCGGCGAACACCGCGGCTCCCGCCGCCGCGGCCGCGCGCCCGACCTCGGCGTCGGGAGTCACGACCGTCATCGCACCCACGCCGGGTACCTCACCGGCGGCGCGCAGGGTGTCCGCGAGCATCGCGAGCACCAGTCGCCGGCGGTCCGTCGCCCCCAGTTCCGCGGCCAGGCGGGACTTCGCCAGTTGCAGGTCCTTCACCGCGACGAGGACGTGTGCCTCACGTCGGCGGCCGCCGACGTGAGGAGACGCGGGTCCGAGCGGGCTCATCTCCGCAATCTTGCCAGCGCGAGGCGTTCGCGTCGTCCGGCGGCCCCGCTGAAGTCGCGCCGGGGCGGACCGTCGTCGCTGGCGATAGTCTGGGCCCGAGACGGAGGATGTCTGGTTCGCCGGCAGACGGCGAACCGAGATGTCGATCATCAGGACCACCTCGGGTGGAGAAACGGGGGCTCGCGTGAGCAGGGCAGCGGTATTGGGCGCCGGGTCGTGGGGGACGGCGTTCGCCAAGGTGCTCGCGGAGGCGGGAAACGACGTCACGCTGTGGGCACGACGCAGTGAACTGGCGTCGTCGATCGACCGCGATCACGTCAATCCGGACTACCTGGACGGCGTCGCGCTGCCGTCCGAACTGCGCGCCACGCACGACGCGACCGCCGCCATCGAGGGCGCGGACATCGTCGTCCTCGCCGTCCCGTCGCAGTCCTTGCGCGCAAACCTCACGGCCTGGGCGCCGGTGATCGGCCCGGATGCCACGCTGCTCAGCCTCGCCAAGGGCATCGAGACGGGAACGTTGAAGCGGATGAGCGAGGTGGTCCGCGAGGTGACCGGCGCCGACGAAGGGCGGGTGGCCGTGCTGTCCGGGCCGAACCTCGCCCGGGAGATCGCGCTGTGTCAGCCGGCCGCGACCGTGATCGGCTGCACGGACTCGGCCCGCGCGGAGCAGTTGCAGAAGGTGACCGCGACGGGGTACTTCCGGCCGTACACGAACACGGACGTCGTCGGATGCGAGATCGGCGGCGCGTGCAAGAACGTCATCGCACTCGCCTGCGGGATGGCATCGGGAATCGGGCTGGGGGAGAACACGATTGCGACGATCATCACCCGCGGTCTGGCCGAGGTCACGCGGCTCGGTGTGGCGATGGGGGCCAAACCGGCGACGCTCGCGGGCCTGGCCGGGGTCGGGGATCTGGTGGCGACGTGCGCCTCCCCTCTGTCGCGCAATCGTTCCTTCGGGGCCCGGCTGGGACAGGGCGGGTCACTCGAGTCGGCGCAGGCCGCCACGAACGGGCAGGTTGCGGAGGGTGTCAAGTCCTGCACGTCCATCCGGGCTCTCGCCGAACGTCACGGCGTGGAGATGCCCCTGACCGAGTCCGTCGACCGGGTGTGTCACGAAGGACTCGCCGTGCAGGACGCGATCGGCCTCCTGCTCGGCCGCAGAACGAAACCCGAGGTGCACCATGACTGGTGACGCGGCACTCGGAGACTCGACCCGATGCGTGAAAGCCGTGGCCGGGGATCATGGTCCGGGGGAGCCGATGCTCCGTGGTCCGGTGCCGGCCGCTCCGTACCGACTCGGCCCCGAGGACGCGCCGCAGACCGACACCTATGCGCGTGCCTCCCATCCCGGGTGGCGTGATCTCGAACGAGCGCTGGCCCTGCTCGAAGGGGCAGCGGGCGTGCGGGTCGTCGGTTCGGGGATGTCCGCCGCGGCGGTCGTACTCCGGTCGCTGGTCTCCGCCGGCGACACCCTCGTGGTGCCGCTCGACGGGTACTACCAGGTGCGGGCGCTCGCCGCCGATCTCGCGGCCCGGTCGGGGATTCGCGTCCGCGAAGTGGCCACCACGGCGATGGAAGGTCCGGAGATCGACGACCTGCTCGCGGAGACCCCGGGCCGCACCGTGATCCTCGCCGAGACCCCGTCCAACCCGCAGCTCGACGTGGTCGATCTCCGGAGGCTTGCCTCCCGGTGCGCCGCATCCGGTGCCGTCCTCGTCGTCGACAACACGACGGCGACGCCGCTGGGACAGAGGCCGCTGGAACTCGGGGCGCACGTGGTGATCGCGAGTGGCACCAAATCACTGAGCGGCCACAGCGATCTGCTCATGGGGTACATCGCGTCCTCGGACCCGGACATCCTGGCCGCGGTGGAACGCGAGCGGCTGCATTCGGGGGCCGTTCTGGGGCCGTTCGAGACCTGGCTCGCCATGCGCAGTCTCGGATCCGCGGGGCTGCGGATCGAGCGTCAGTGTGCGACCGCGGCCGCCGTGGCCGGGATGCTGGTGCATCGGCCGGAGGTCACCGGTGTCCGATATCCCGGCCTGGTGGACGATCCGTCACACGCCGTCGCGTCCCGGCAGATGCGACGGTTCGGTCCGCTGGTCAGCTTTCGGCTCGGCTCGGCCGACGAGGTGAACCGGTTCGTCGCGGCGGGGGACCTCCTCGTCCCGGCGACGAGTTTCGGCGGCCTCCACACCACGGTGGACCGGAGGGCCCGGTGGGGTGACGACGTCTCCGAGGGGTTCGTCCGGCTGTCCTGCGGGATCGAGGACACCGACGACGTACTCGCCGACCTCGATCGGGCACTCACCGCGCTCTGACCTCCTCACCGCGCTCTGACCTCACTGCCACGTCCCGCGGTGGAGCCGACGGTGCACCGACGGTACGGTTCAGGGCGTGAGCACCCCCCGCACCCGGGTGGCCGTCATCTTCGGCGGCCGCAGCAACGAACATTCCGTGTCCTGTGTGTCCGCAGGCAGCATCCTCGATCACCTCGACCCCGAGCGGTACGAGGCGGTTCCGGTGGGGATCACCCCCGACGGCCGGTGGGTGCTCGGGCCGGAGGATCATGCCGCACTGACATTCGCGGGCCGAGAACTGCCGCGAGTCGACGCCGGGGGCGCCGCGCTCGCCCTCACCGCCGATCCCACCCGCGGGGGTGACCTGCTGGCGATCGGCGAGGGTCGGGTGGGCGAGGTCCTCGCCTCGGTGGACGTCGCGTTCCCGGTACTCCACGGTGCGTACGGCGAGGACGGCACGATCCAGGGGCTGCTCGAACTCGCAGGCATCCCGTACGTCGGTCCCGGAGTCCTCGCCAGCGCGGCGGGGATGGACAAGGAATTCACGAAGAAGCTCCTCGCGGCAGAGGGGATCCCCGTGGGCTTCCAGGTGGTCCTGCGACCGGGCGTGGCCACCCTGACCGACGACCAGCGCGCGCGCCTGACCCTGCCGGTCTTCGTGAAGCCTGCCCGCGGTGGGTCGTCGATCGGGATCTCCCGGGTCACCGACTGGTCCGGGCTGGATGCCGCCGTGGCCAAGGCTCGCGAGCACGATCCCAAGGTGATCGTCGAGAGCGGCATCGCCGGCCGCGAGGTCGAGTGCGGTGTCCTCGAATTCCCGGACGGCGACGTACGGGCCAGCGTCGTCGCCGAGATCCGGATGCCGGATGCGGAGGCGGACGGTGAAGCGTTCTACGACTTCGACACCAAGTACCTCGACGACGTCTGCGAGTTCGACGTTCCCGCGGTCCTCGACGACGCGGTGAGCGATCGGATCCGGGACCTGGCGGTGCGCGCTTTCCGTGCTCTCGACTGCCAGGGCCTGTCCCGTGTGGACTTCTTCGTCACCGAGAACGGGCCGGTCGTCAACGAGATCAACACGATGCCCGGGTTCACCGCGATCTCGATGTATCCACGGATGTGGGAGGCGGCAGGCGTCGACTACCGCAGTCTGCTCACCACACTCGTCGACACCGCCCTCGCGAGGGGGACCGGGCTGCGTTGACGCCGACCCCGATCGGGTCCGGCGTGCCGCAACGTCAGGGGCCGGCGACCGGAGCCGGATCGAGTGGCTGAGCAGGGAGCGACCGCTGCA
This genomic interval from Rhodococcus triatomae contains the following:
- a CDS encoding RNA degradosome polyphosphate kinase, yielding MRIDGSSVAIPTPLPAALPAGAALDGLPEDRYLNRELSWLDFNARVLALAEDPSMPLLERAKFLAIFASNLDEFFMVRVAGLKRRDETGLSVRSADGLTPREQLALIALRTQEISEKHARVFLDSVRPALDAEGISIIGWSDLADDDRTRLSVYFQEQVFPVLTPLAVDHAHPFPYISGLSLNLAVTVKDSATGAEHFARVKVPDNVDRFVRVRQSESPTAIDAFLPMEDLISAHLDVLFPGMEIAEHHVFRITRNADFEVEEDRDEDLLQALERELARRRFGSPVRLEVADDMTDHMLELLLRELDVDPGDVIQVPGLLDLTCLMQVYGVDRPGLKDAPFVPATHPAFGERETPKSVFATLREGDVLVHHPYDSFSTSVQRFIEQAADDPQVLAIKQTLYRTSGDSPIVDALIDAAEAGKQVVALVEIKARFDEQANIRWARKLEQAGVHVVYGLVGLKTHCKTCLVVRREGSAIRRYCHIGTGNYNPKTARLYEDVGLFTAAPELGADLTDLFNSLTGYSRKSQYRNLLVAPYGIRKGIVERIEGEIERAAAGATAGVRMKANALVDEQVIDALYRASQAGVPVQIVVRGICALKPGVPGLSENIEVRSILGRFLEHSRIFHFRGADEFWIGSADMMHRNLDRRVEVMAQVKDARLAGQLGDLFDSALDQRTRCWVLQPDGGWAASPADDGDVRDHQVALMRSRSSTGS
- the cofC gene encoding 2-phospho-L-lactate guanylyltransferase, with the protein product MSPLGPASPHVGGRRREAHVLVAVKDLQLAKSRLAAELGATDRRRLVLAMLADTLRAAGEVPGVGAMTVVTPDAEVGRAAAAAGAAVFADPHRFPREATEGGGEAGLNAALAAAAADARRVDRGITVVALQADLPALRTAELSAAIGAAAGAGPGRAVVVDRHGTGTAALVCVDPDRDLDPGFGPDSARRHIDGGAQSLHGHWPGLRTDVDTIDDLRVATALGVGPHTGAVLADWLAPPALFAHSDEHHDSR
- a CDS encoding NAD(P)H-dependent glycerol-3-phosphate dehydrogenase — its product is MSRAAVLGAGSWGTAFAKVLAEAGNDVTLWARRSELASSIDRDHVNPDYLDGVALPSELRATHDATAAIEGADIVVLAVPSQSLRANLTAWAPVIGPDATLLSLAKGIETGTLKRMSEVVREVTGADEGRVAVLSGPNLAREIALCQPAATVIGCTDSARAEQLQKVTATGYFRPYTNTDVVGCEIGGACKNVIALACGMASGIGLGENTIATIITRGLAEVTRLGVAMGAKPATLAGLAGVGDLVATCASPLSRNRSFGARLGQGGSLESAQAATNGQVAEGVKSCTSIRALAERHGVEMPLTESVDRVCHEGLAVQDAIGLLLGRRTKPEVHHDW
- a CDS encoding cystathionine gamma-lyase, which encodes MTGDAALGDSTRCVKAVAGDHGPGEPMLRGPVPAAPYRLGPEDAPQTDTYARASHPGWRDLERALALLEGAAGVRVVGSGMSAAAVVLRSLVSAGDTLVVPLDGYYQVRALAADLAARSGIRVREVATTAMEGPEIDDLLAETPGRTVILAETPSNPQLDVVDLRRLASRCAASGAVLVVDNTTATPLGQRPLELGAHVVIASGTKSLSGHSDLLMGYIASSDPDILAAVERERLHSGAVLGPFETWLAMRSLGSAGLRIERQCATAAAVAGMLVHRPEVTGVRYPGLVDDPSHAVASRQMRRFGPLVSFRLGSADEVNRFVAAGDLLVPATSFGGLHTTVDRRARWGDDVSEGFVRLSCGIEDTDDVLADLDRALTAL
- a CDS encoding D-alanine--D-alanine ligase family protein, giving the protein MSTPRTRVAVIFGGRSNEHSVSCVSAGSILDHLDPERYEAVPVGITPDGRWVLGPEDHAALTFAGRELPRVDAGGAALALTADPTRGGDLLAIGEGRVGEVLASVDVAFPVLHGAYGEDGTIQGLLELAGIPYVGPGVLASAAGMDKEFTKKLLAAEGIPVGFQVVLRPGVATLTDDQRARLTLPVFVKPARGGSSIGISRVTDWSGLDAAVAKAREHDPKVIVESGIAGREVECGVLEFPDGDVRASVVAEIRMPDAEADGEAFYDFDTKYLDDVCEFDVPAVLDDAVSDRIRDLAVRAFRALDCQGLSRVDFFVTENGPVVNEINTMPGFTAISMYPRMWEAAGVDYRSLLTTLVDTALARGTGLR